The region ATcttctcaaggttcatctgtattgtagcacgtatcagttcttcatttccttttattgctaaataatgttccattgtatgcgtataccatattttgtctacccattcatcagttgatggacattttgttatttctgctttggggcttttatgaataatgctgttatgaacattcctGTATAAGTTTCTGTTTGAACACGTGTTTTAATTTGTCCTGGATGTGTACTTAGGAGTAGGAATGAATGggtcacatggcaactctatggTGAACCATTTCAGGAACTGTCAACTTATTTGCACAGTGACtgcatcactttacattcccaccagcagcaccTGAGGGTTCCCCTCCTTgcgttattttgaaataaatccaGATAtaatttcatcttaaaatatttcagtatgtattcaTAAAAGATGGCCATTTCCTTTTCAAACATCACCACATAATAACCACTGACAAAAATTGTGTAATATAATCAAATACTCAGTGTTCATATTTCTAATTGTTTCATAAGTGTCATAAATACTATATTAAtagtttgtttgaatcaggatccaaacagGGTCCACACATTACATAAGGTTAATATTGTCTTTTAATTTATGGGCCCTACCTCCACACCTCTTTCTGGGTTTTTGCcttgtaatttatattttgaagaaatgaGGTCCTTATCCTGCAGCAGTTTCCACAGCCTGGATTTTGCTAATGACATTCTTATGTTATTGAACATGTCCTATTGTCCcctttatttctattaatttgGCTGTTGGATCCAGGGGCTTGTTCAGATGAGGGTTCGTTCGATCGGTCGTTTGTTGCAAGATCACTTCATAGGTACTTCTTCCCTTCGGAGGCAGATAACGTCTGGTTATCATGTTTGTGATGTGGGTAACTCCGGACAATCAATGCTtagattttcttcccttttataaaGCAAGTTatgtaattttgtttgtttgtcttggtaccaagggaaaaaaattgagtcTTTTTGTGGTAATTAGAAAATCTTGGTGGCTCCATTCTGTAGAAACGCAGTCTGACTCATTGACTTGGTCTCTGGTGGGCTGTTTCTGGGCTGGGTGTCCCAGCTCTCTGAATGGAAGAGTCCTCAGAACAGGGGTCCACTGTCCAGTCACCAGCTTTGCCACACCTGCCTCTCCGGAGAGCCGGTAACCGCTTTTCAAACCAATGGAGAATTTATAGGATTCTCTTACACCTCTGAAAGTCTTCCAGAACATGTtaatattaatacaaataaatatataaattattagagGAGGGGCTAGTTCAAAGCGGGGGTGTTAAAATGGTaaaactttacatttaaaattttctgtttgagAACAGACGTGTGGAATCCGCACAGGTTAGGTTGGTCTCAATAGACTCCAGCGTGTGACCTCACGTCGGTCTCCGAGGCTATGTGATATAGGGGTTAGAACCAGGGAGTCTAGAAACGGACTGCCTTGGGTTGAATCCTGACTCTCCAACCTAACAACTGttcagccttggaaaatttactCAGTTTTTTCAAGCTTCAGTTTATGCATCTAGAAAATGTAGCTCTAATAATAGTACCTCCTCATAAGGTGTTGTGAACGTGAAGTAAGCTAATACACGTGAAGTGTTGAAAGCAACGCTGGACACACGATATTAAGCGTGTATGTCCTGGAATCCCCTGCCGGCGTCTGTGTGGTTTGGGTACTAACTGGGTCAGGCTAGAGCTCTAAAGACATGAGCTGCGCTCTtgattctccttcctttttttcatcGGTAGGGCTAGCTGAGCTTTTCAATCCACCCCATGTGCGAGGTCCAGGGCTCTGCCAGGGACCATGGGGATAAGGAAGTTAGGAATTAAGGATAAAGGAATTAGGACAGTCCTGGAATTAAACCTGTAATCTCACACAGCGACTCTTGCCATTTTGACTCCTGGAGCAAGTTCCAGACATTACCAGTCTATAAATATGTCGTTACTATTCTCTTGTGGTGTGTAAAATCGGTCACTCTGCTAAACTGGTTGTGAAAAACATGTAAGTGGGTCATGTAATCAATGTAGAAGGTGGTGACTGGATTTCAcaagaatggaacagaatacaataGAAAGTATTAGAGTGTACCCTGCGCAATAAGGCtaattattattttgtgaaactttttttccattatggttataTGTATCAGAACTGGGTTACCATATAGaatatatttcttactgtgggttATGGTCAAGCTTTGAAGATCACTGTAATATGTaggcatattattttattttattattttttattattattatttttttgcggtacgtgggcctctcactgttgtggcctctcccgttgcggagcacaggctccggacgcgcagcctcagcggccatggctcacgggcccagccgctccgcggcatgtgggatcttcccggaccggggcacgaacccgtgtcccctgcattggcaggcagactctcaaccactgcgccaccagggaagccctattttattttttaaatttagaaataattcatgctcttttgaaaaaattataaaagaaatcgGAAGAAGAGATGAGTCTGTCCTAAGTGTGCGAACTTCCTGTGTCTGCCGTAACAAATTGCCGCAAGCTGTTGGTTTCAGTTCGTAAGaactttttttctcacagttctggacgtCAAGAGTcggaaatcaaggtgtgggcgcCTCTCgaggctctaggggagactcCGTTCCATGCCTCCTCCAGCTACTGGGGGCTGTTAGTATTCCTTGGCATTCCTTAGCTTGTTCCTTGGCTTTACTCCAGTCTCCGCCTCCATTTTCACATtgctttctcctttctgtcttccttctctctcaaatctccttctgcctttctcttataaagacaattgtcattggacttagggcccacctggataatccagggtgatcttcccatctcaagatcctaaTTGCATCTACAAAGAccttttttctaaataaggtaaGGATCACAGATTCTAGgggttaggacatggacatcttttttGGGGGGCCACCCACTCTGCTAAATGAGAAGTGAAGTATTGATCTCTACACCCTCTCATCCTCCACCCACCGTAATCACTGTCACTTCTTAGTAGGGAAGCCTTAAGAGAAGTGAATAATCCTGCTGAACATGGGTACAAAGGTAGGAGAGGAAAAAATGATGACTAAACATACAAATTATCAGATAAACTTGTGAGTAGGTTGCACATCCTCCCTGGCATACTGTGGTGCCATGGTGAAGGACTGCTCTTCCCCAGAATTAAAGTCAGATCCTTCCATGTCCTCACACTGTCCCTCACGTTCATCCGCAGGTCCATGAGCACTTCATTGGCATAGGCTGGCTATGCCATTGGTTTGTGATTTGTAAAGTTTAATTCATAATATGGGGATGAGAGTGGAAATTGTTAAAGCTTGCCATGTTACTTGCTTAAAAGTCAGAATACAAATTTGTCTGAACAGAAATCATGCACCTATCCGTCCAGTGACCTTGAGGCCGGAAGGCTTGCCTGTCTTCTGACTTCCATGGGAAGGTCTCCAGGAAGCCCACATAGAAGTGGGGGATCCCTGCCCACGGCTGAGGCTGTCCTTGTGGCTGGAGAGGGACTATCTCTGTGCTCCTGAGAATCTCGCCGTGTTGGACTTTGGGCTAGGGAGTGACAGGCAAGGCTGGATCCTGTCTTATGGCCCCAAGTGAGATAGATGGCCATGATGAGAACAGGTAGGAACTAATGGGTGTGGAcagtttgtaaaaataaattgaaataccGTCACCTTTTTTGAGATTCATAGAAATCAATGTTATCTTCTACACATACTTCACAACCCTCCCATAAAAAATacttgctgtaaaaaaaaaaaaaagcaagcaaaccaATCCAGACCATAGAAATCCCAGTAATTCCATCACCCAAAGAAAGCACCCATAAGTATTTTGTGTACTCCTCCtcctgtctttttcctttctcttctttcacaCGGCACAGGAAGCTTTCTTCAGCTACGCTGCTCTGGAGAAAGGCAGGGCTGCCGTAACATGCTGTCCGTGCCAGTTGTCTCTCAGTCCCTTTCAGTTcattctgcttctttttctcctcagctgctctcctcctttcctcttctgcCCAAATTTTCAGGTGGCTGTAACGCTTAGCAGCACCATCTTGTCCGTGACCTTCCCACCGGCCCTCCTGTCTTTCCTTGAAGTGATTTTATTTGGACAAACCAGCATTTCTGTGGAAACGTTGATTTCTGTAATGACCCTTGTCTGCCTTGCCTTTCTTGCGCAGGAACCAGTAGACCCTCTAAAGGAAGAAGTCTCATTGGTTACGTTGATAACTCACCTCAGATCACGGGGAGAGGAGCAACAGTGGAACCAGTCTTCTCTGTGGATGAGtcttctgcctctgtcctcactgGAAAACTGACTACTGTCTTTCTTCCAATTGTCTACACGATCGTATTTGCGGTTGGTTTGCCAAGTAATGGCATGGCCCTGTGGGTCTTTCTTTTCCGAACGAAGAAGAAGCACCCTGCTGTGATTTACATGGCCAACCTGGCCTTGGCGGACCTCCTCTCTGTTATCTGGTTCCCTTTGAAGATTGCCTATCACATCCATGGCAACAACTGGATTTATGGGGAATCTCTCTGCAAGGTACTCATTGGCTTTTTCTACGGCAACATGTACTGCTCCATCCTCTTCCTGACCTGTCTCAGTGTGCAGAGATACTGGGTCATCGTGAACCCCATGCTGTACCCCATGAAGAAGGCGAGCATTGCCATCAGTGTCTCCCTGGGAATATGGCTGCTGATTCTGCTGGTTACTATCCCCTTATACGCTGTGAAGCAGACCCTCTACATTCCAGCCCTTAACATCACGACCTGTCATGATGTTTTGCCAGAGGCGGTGTTGGTGGGGGACATGTTCAATTATTTCCTCTCTCTGGCCATCGGAGTCTTTCTGTTCCCAGCCTTCCTTACGGCCTTTGCCTATGTGCTGATGATCCGGACCCTCCAATCTTCTGCCTTGGataaaaactcagaaaagaagAGGCAGAGAGCCATCAAGCTCATCGTCACTGTCCTGGCCATGTACCTGATCTGCTTCACTCCTAGTAACCTTCTGCTCGTGGTGCATTACTTCCTGATTAAAAACTGGGGCCAGAGCCACGTCTATGCCCTGTACCTCATAGCCCTCTGCCTCTCCACCCTCAACAGCTGCATTGACCCCTTTGTCTATTACTTCATTTCACAAGACATCAGGGATCACGCAAAGAATGCTCTGCTTTGTCGGAGCGTCCGTACTGTAAAGCAGATGCAAATATCCCACACATCAGTCAAATTCTCTAGGAAATCCAGCTCTTACTCTTCAAGTTCAACCAGTGTTAAAACCTCCTATTGAGTTTTCCAGCTCCTCGGATGGAAGTTAGGCAGGGGGATTTGGAACCTGATTAACATTATGGGGATGCTTCTGTTGTTTCCCAACCATGTGGGTTTCACCACATACCCTGTATATGCAACAGCTCCCAGGATTGCTGGGAGCTTCCCTGTTTGCATAAGGAAAGTCCCCCAAATTAACATAGATGTCAGTTTCAGAATTCCTCTACTCAGGTGCTCCTGGAAACGGAACTGATTGGAAGCAGACTTTTCAGaaggtggagaaaagacagaaaccCAGTGACTTGCAAAGACTAGTATTGGCGTGAAGACCAAGTTCTTAGCTAAAACTACATTTTACATCTGGGGTCAGTCACAACCATGTTAGGGCTTCAGGGCCCTCAGAGATGATTGGTCCAATTGACTGGCTTTAAGGATAAGGAAACTAAAGAGGTGAGGGAGCTGCCCAGAATTAGGTTTCCAACCAATGGCAATAAGTTAGGACTGGACAGTTTTGAATGATCAGTGGGGTTCTTGTACCACCTCATCAAAATCCTTGtggatcaggcttccctggtggcacagtggttgagagtccacctgccgatgcaggggacacgggttcgtgccccagtccgggaagatcccacatgccgcggagcggctgggtccgtgagccatggccgctgagcctgcgcgtccggagcctgtgcgccgcaatgggagaggccacaacagtgagaggcctgcgtaccgaaaaaaaaaaaaaaatccttgtggaTCTTGTTGAAAAATGCAGATTCATTATACTCAGGAATCAGAGCTCAGAGTCTGGGGACAGGGCCCAGGAaccttcattttaacaagattttcGTGCACTCCAAACTTTGGGAACTATTGGTCTGGGTACTGCTTCGACTTGACAAGGGGCCGTGGCAGTTTCTGAAAAGAGAAGCAAACAGGATGTTGTGTGTCTCTTTTATGTTCAGCTTATAATGAATTCTGTTTGTTGACTTATTGGGACTTTCAATTATTTATCAATCCTTTGAGCTTTTGTGTATATCATTATCACTTCGAGGAAAATACATCAAGgattttaaatgtagaaaaataaattttgtgtaACTCTTTACTGACTTCAATGAAATCTTCAGGTTGTCTGAATAATAGATTGTTTCACAACTAGGAATAGTGTTTACcacttagtattttaaaaaattgttggggcttccctggtggcgcagtggttgagaatccgcctgctaatgcaggggacacgggttcgagccctggtccgggaagatcccatatgccacggagcaactaagcccgtgcgccacaactactgagcctgcgcatctggagcctgtgctccgcaacaggagaggccacgatagtgagagagaggcccgcgcaccgcgatgaagagtggcccccgctcgccgcaaatggagaaagccctcgcacagaaacgaagacccaacacagccaaaaataaatataaaataaataaataaattaaaaaaaaattattgttggACTATTTATTGCCAGTTTTGTTGACTTGTTATCAAATATGAAATTATAAAGCTGTCACTGGGTTTGAACCACATCCGTTTGGAAAAGAACTTCTGAAATAGAAGTGATTTGCAATGTATTTAAAGAGGTACTTGACTCCAAGCTGACTTTATACAACTGGTGTATTTgtgaccttttaaaataattgttctaTTGTATGATTGATTTATAAATAACACATGACTTATTTTTTACAACTTATCTCTGAATTATGTggcttttgctttcatttttgttttcgagggagggagtgagagaaggGAAGCAAAGGCATCACTCTTCTAAGAAGAAATGTAAGTGATTCTCACATCTTATTTTTTACGTAAATAGGGCCATATTATACACATTGGTCTgtgataattgtttttcttttaaccacaTTTTAGAATTCTTTCCATGTCTGCATCTATGAATTGACCTCCATTTTTAAAGGATACAGACTACTTAATATCTTGGATATATTGTGACGTTTTAGTCATTTAGTTATTTCCTACCTATGGCTCCTGaaattgtttctttctctccctctttttttttttcttcctcttttaaaacagtgctgggcttccctggtgacgcagtggttaagaatctgccagccagtgcaggggacacaggttcgagccctggtctgggaagatcccacatgccacggaacaactgagcccacgtgccacaactactgagcctgtgctctagaacccatgagccacaactgctgagcccacgtgccataactactgaagccctcacacctagagcgtgtgctccccaacaagagaagccaccacaatgagaagcctgtgcgccacagtgaagagtagcccccactcaccacaactagagaaagcctgcgcacggcaacaaagacccaacgcaaccaaaaataaaattaattaattaattaactaattaaaaaaaaaaaacagtgcctcATTGAACATCTGTGTGTAGACATCTTTGTGAGTATTTCTGTAGGATGAGGTCCTGAAAATAGAATGGCCAGGTCAAAAGTTATCGAtgcccatttaaaattttggtaacaCTTGCCAAATGGCCTTCAGTAATTTATACTTCTACCAAAACGTATGTTTGCACCTACTTCCTGAAATGCTCATCCatcaatcttcttttttttttttttctttttttgcggtacgcgggcctctcactgttgtggcctctcccattgcagagcacaggctccggacgtgcaggctcagcggccatagctcacgggcccagccgctccgcggcatgtgggatcctcccggaccggggcacgaacccgcgtcccctgcatcggcaggcgggctctcaaccactgcgccaccagggaagccccgccaatCTTTTGAAATGTTACCAATCTAATAGGAAAaaatctcattgttattttacttTGTATTGAAGCAGCACAGCTTAGTGGCTGCCAGGCAGGGCTGAATTCTGACtccattatttctttgttttatttaacttAGGGAAGatgcttctctgtgcttcagtttcctcatttgtaaaatgaggataatagtatcTTATAGAGTTATTAGGATTAAGTGTTTGGCACATATATGCTCATAAATTTTATGTAGCATTATTACTGTTACTCCCTAACTACTGATGTGATCTCATTTCTGATTTGCCCCCTTTCACTTCAGTGCCGGATACACCCTGCCTTCCTCGCTGGCTCTGCTTTCAGTCTCATAGCAGGCTGTCTCATAGTGgggttcccattttataggtgggaaAGCAAAAGATGGTGGACAcaggataaaagggagaggaAACAAATGGCTCTCAGGGGCCCTGCAGATGGTCTGTGGGCTCATccaatggaaaacatttttttggtatttgctattttttaagtgattttttaaaattaattaattatttttggctgtgttgggtctttgttgctgcgcgcaggctttctctggttacggtgagtggaggctactcttcgttgcagtacgcaggctttccattgcggtggcttctcttgttgcggagcacgggctctaggcacgcgggcttcagtagttgtggcacgtaggctcagtagttgtggcacgtaggctcagtagttgtggctcacaggctctagagcgcaggctcagtagttgtgacgcacgggcttagttgctctgcagcatgtgggatcttcccagactagggatcgaacccgtgtcccctgcactggcaggcggatccttaaccactgcgccaccagggaagtccctactatttcttttttttgcggtacgcgggcctctcactgttgcggcctctgccgttgcggagcacaggctccagacgcgcaggcgcagcggccatggctcacgggcccagccgctccgcggcatgtgggatcttcccggaccggggcacgaacccgtgtccccgcattggcaggcggactctcaaccactgcgccaccagggaagccccctgctatTTGCTGatggttaaaaaaatcaaactgaataaaaatatataaaataaaaaaattttacttctttgctACTCATGCCCATTCTTATTTCTCAGAGGGaactaatttttataatttatagaaagtatatgtattttatatgtatgttatactcttaaaataagaatgaatatgtatgtgtatgtaaatacatatgtgcatgtatatgtcaACTTCTAAATCAGTTCATGTGGATCTTCCTCATTATTTTCAGTGACTAGGTAGTATTCCGTGCACGGGTGATCATAATTTAATCACTACCTAtcgaagaaatatttttcttggttCATTTTCACCAAGTCTGTGAATCTAcattaaaaagtgtaaaaaaaaaaagatttgggaaaTAGAATCGTGAGTGTTTGTTTGCTAAAGCAAATTCTTTTCCAatcatgtttgtttcttttgcctttgagGAGTGACTCACAAAGGTCTTGTTCTACCTGAATCAGGCCCCTGACGGGAGGGAGGAGGAACTCTGAACCTGAGCTTGGAAATGCCCTGCATGTTCTTGTCTTTGCTCTGTGCCCCCAGTCTTAGTGCACTCTGATTTTTCTAAACTATCTGAATACTTGAATGTTGCACTCCTTTGGCTCCATTGACTAAAGGAGAGCTCTCTTAATTTGAAAGTGAATGTGGATTGTCCCACTGTGCGGGACACATGTTAAACTGGCTTGATTGGAGTTGTTTGGGCATTTCTCTGTATGTCATTTCAGTCATTTGTAGCAGGAGTTTCAGAGGTAATTAATTTCCCAGTTATCAAGATTTCATAAATCCTAGGGCTATAATCTCATCAGTATGCACAGTTTACTGATTACAACTTTGTTCCTGTAGCTTTAACCCTCTGGAGGCCCTTGGAGGACTGGAATGTATTACCAAATCAGAGGTACAGTTCATCATACTGTTCCCAGGTCTCATCGATTAAAACCATGGGTCTGCTGCAGAGCTTGGATGTTGTCTTAAAAAGCGAAGTTTCTGATTTCGCAGTAGTCAAAGGATGTGTCTAGTCCATCCCCACTCCTCattctgaaggggaaaaaaccaGACCCTGAGGGACCTGGTCCTCCATTTTATCCAAAGCCTCGGAATGTCACTGAGATGGttgtttaaatgtaaataattggAGTCACTCAGGTCACACTTTGGAAATGCCTTTTTTTGAAGGAGAGCGTGACGAATTCTGTGGTTTGGGTATGAGCTGCCTTTGCCTCTACCTGTTGGTCAATCTGTGGAATATTTCCCAGTGTCTGTCTTTATTGGTGAGAAATTAGGCACAACCAGTTCTGCA is a window of Globicephala melas chromosome 3, mGloMel1.2, whole genome shotgun sequence DNA encoding:
- the F2RL1 gene encoding proteinase-activated receptor 2 produces the protein MRSLSAAWLLGGVILLGTSASCNRTVLGTSRPSKGRSLIGYVDNSPQITGRGATVEPVFSVDESSASVLTGKLTTVFLPIVYTIVFAVGLPSNGMALWVFLFRTKKKHPAVIYMANLALADLLSVIWFPLKIAYHIHGNNWIYGESLCKVLIGFFYGNMYCSILFLTCLSVQRYWVIVNPMLYPMKKASIAISVSLGIWLLILLVTIPLYAVKQTLYIPALNITTCHDVLPEAVLVGDMFNYFLSLAIGVFLFPAFLTAFAYVLMIRTLQSSALDKNSEKKRQRAIKLIVTVLAMYLICFTPSNLLLVVHYFLIKNWGQSHVYALYLIALCLSTLNSCIDPFVYYFISQDIRDHAKNALLCRSVRTVKQMQISHTSVKFSRKSSSYSSSSTSVKTSY